Proteins encoded within one genomic window of Variovorax sp. OAS795:
- a CDS encoding YqhA family protein: protein MSAPDPFDRPPTPVPARGSPLRPLPKLIFASRWLQLPLYLGLIVAQAVYVVHFLVELLHLVEAAFGSKEALKALVTSIGYKTTASVDTLNETVIMLVVLALIDVVMISNLLIMVIVGGYETFVSRMDLEGHRDQPEWLSHVNASVLKVKLATAIIGISSIHLLKTFINADNYTDRVLIAQTVIHIAFLFSAMAIAYTDKLMTSNAPKAGGSH, encoded by the coding sequence ATGTCCGCTCCCGATCCCTTCGACCGCCCCCCGACCCCCGTTCCCGCCCGTGGCTCGCCGCTGCGTCCGCTGCCCAAGCTGATCTTCGCGAGCCGCTGGCTGCAGCTGCCGCTGTACCTGGGCCTGATCGTGGCGCAGGCGGTGTACGTGGTGCACTTCCTGGTCGAACTGCTGCACCTGGTCGAGGCGGCGTTCGGCAGCAAGGAAGCGCTGAAGGCGCTGGTCACCAGCATCGGCTACAAGACCACCGCGTCGGTGGACACGCTCAACGAGACGGTGATCATGCTGGTGGTGCTGGCGCTGATCGACGTGGTGATGATCTCCAACCTGCTCATCATGGTGATCGTGGGCGGCTACGAGACCTTCGTGAGCCGCATGGACCTGGAAGGCCACCGCGACCAGCCTGAATGGCTGAGCCATGTGAACGCCTCGGTGCTCAAGGTGAAGCTGGCCACGGCCATCATCGGCATCAGCTCGATCCACCTGCTGAAGACCTTCATCAATGCGGACAACTACACCGACCGCGTGCTGATTGCGCAGACCGTGATCCACATTGCGTTCCTGTTCTCGGCCATGGCCATTGCCTACACCGACAAGCTCATGACGTCGAATGCACCGAAGGCGGGCGGATCGCACTGA
- a CDS encoding LysR family transcriptional regulator: MDRLNAMRVFVTVVDSGSLSAAADKLDLSRPVVTRYVAELEQWTGARLLHRTTRRLSLTAAGEELLPRCRQVLELAGDMQAAVRHPAEAPQGQLRVTCSTSFAQAQLAGAVADYVRLYPGVAVDLVLLDRAVNLVDERIDLAIRAAAEIDPNLIARRLTDCRSVVCASPAYLKEHGRPSRVEELAERNCLTHSYFGRSLWNFTRKDTGEPVSVAVGGNLSTNDAVSLMHLARAGAGIAMLPTFLTAGHLKAGELVPLFAECEPQVVGLYAVYASRKHMPAALRTMLDFLAARFTGVPAWDLPPAG, translated from the coding sequence ATGGACCGATTGAATGCAATGCGGGTGTTCGTCACGGTGGTGGATTCGGGCAGCCTTTCGGCCGCGGCCGACAAGCTCGATCTTTCGCGGCCGGTGGTCACGCGCTATGTGGCCGAGCTCGAGCAGTGGACCGGCGCGCGCCTCTTGCACCGCACCACGCGCCGGCTGAGCCTCACGGCGGCCGGCGAAGAGCTGCTGCCGCGCTGCCGCCAGGTGCTCGAACTGGCGGGCGACATGCAGGCCGCGGTGCGGCATCCGGCGGAGGCGCCCCAGGGCCAGTTGCGCGTCACCTGCAGCACCTCGTTCGCGCAGGCGCAGCTGGCGGGCGCCGTGGCCGACTACGTGCGGCTCTATCCCGGCGTGGCGGTCGACCTGGTGCTGCTGGACCGTGCGGTGAACCTGGTGGACGAGCGCATCGATCTCGCCATCCGGGCGGCAGCGGAAATCGATCCGAACCTCATCGCGCGGCGGCTCACCGATTGCCGTTCGGTGGTCTGCGCGTCACCCGCCTACCTGAAGGAGCACGGCCGGCCGTCGCGGGTCGAGGAACTGGCCGAGCGCAATTGCCTCACGCATTCGTACTTCGGGCGCAGCCTCTGGAATTTCACGCGCAAGGACACCGGGGAGCCGGTGTCCGTGGCCGTGGGGGGCAACCTGTCGACCAACGATGCGGTGAGCCTGATGCACCTTGCGCGGGCCGGTGCCGGCATTGCGATGCTGCCGACCTTTCTCACGGCCGGCCACTTGAAGGCTGGTGAACTGGTGCCGCTCTTTGCCGAATGCGAACCGCAGGTGGTGGGCTTGTACGCGGTGTATGCGTCGCGCAAGCACATGCCGGCCGCGCTTCGCACGATGCTCGACTTCCTCGCCGCGCGGTTCACCGGCGTGCCCGCGTGGGACCTGCCGCCCGCGGGCTAG
- a CDS encoding NAD(P)-dependent oxidoreductase, with protein sequence MSHIAIIGATGRAGGRLLEEALRRGHTVTAIARKASDKLSGRANVKAIDVDVLDAPALEKALAGHDAVFSAAHFSTVPAAAIIEPAKRAGVKRLLVVGGAGSLFAAPGLKVIETPNFPEAYKAEASAGGAFLDTLRSEKELDWTFLSPSAEFVEGERTGKFRLGTDDLLVSAEGRSWISFEDYAIAFIDELEKPAHSRQRYTVGY encoded by the coding sequence ATGAGCCACATCGCCATCATTGGCGCCACCGGACGTGCCGGTGGCCGACTTCTCGAAGAGGCCCTGCGCCGCGGACACACCGTGACGGCCATCGCACGCAAGGCGAGCGACAAGCTCTCGGGCCGCGCGAACGTGAAGGCCATCGACGTCGACGTGCTCGACGCGCCCGCGCTCGAGAAGGCGCTGGCCGGGCACGACGCCGTGTTCAGCGCCGCGCACTTTTCCACCGTGCCGGCGGCCGCCATCATCGAGCCGGCAAAGCGCGCCGGCGTGAAGCGCCTGCTGGTGGTGGGCGGCGCCGGCAGCCTGTTCGCGGCGCCGGGGCTGAAGGTGATCGAGACGCCGAACTTTCCCGAGGCCTACAAGGCCGAGGCCTCCGCGGGCGGCGCGTTCCTGGACACGCTGCGCAGCGAGAAGGAACTCGACTGGACCTTTCTCTCGCCTTCCGCCGAATTCGTCGAAGGCGAGCGCACGGGCAAGTTCCGCCTGGGCACGGACGACCTGCTGGTGAGCGCCGAGGGCCGCAGCTGGATCAGCTTCGAGGACTACGCAATCGCGTTCATCGACGAACTCGAAAAGCCGGCGCACTCGCGCCAGCGCTACACGGTCGGCTACTGA
- the fumC gene encoding class II fumarate hydratase encodes MTTSPKTRAERDTFGPIDVLADKLWGAQTQRSLQNFDISGEQQPREIIKALAQVKRASAVVNHALGLQDEKKTQAIVAAADEVIAGKHPGEFPLVVWQTGSGTQTNMNVNEVLANRASELLGGERGEGRLVHPNDDVNRSQSSNDVFPTAMHVAAVEAITHRLLPAIAKLRGTLDQKAKDFAGIVKIGRTHLQDATPLTLGQEFSGYVAQLAHGEAHVRAALPHLCELALGGTAVGTGLNAPKGYAEQVAAELATLTGLPFVTAPSKFEAMASVDALVHAHGALKTLAASMNKIANDVRWLASGPRSGIGELSIPENEPGSSIMPGKVNPTQSEAITMLAAQVFGNDVAINIGGASGNFELNVFRPMVAHNFLQSVRLLADGMVSFNDHCAVGIEPNRERITELVQRSLMLVTALNTHIGYDKSAYIAKKAHKEGTSLREAAIASGHLTAEQFDQWVVPENMTGQ; translated from the coding sequence ATGACGACTTCCCCCAAGACCCGTGCCGAGCGCGACACCTTCGGCCCGATCGACGTGCTGGCCGACAAGCTGTGGGGTGCGCAGACACAGCGCTCGCTGCAGAACTTCGACATCTCCGGCGAGCAGCAGCCGCGCGAGATCATCAAGGCGCTGGCGCAGGTGAAGCGCGCGTCGGCCGTGGTCAACCACGCGCTCGGCCTGCAGGACGAGAAGAAGACCCAGGCCATCGTCGCCGCGGCCGACGAAGTCATCGCCGGCAAGCATCCGGGCGAATTTCCGCTCGTGGTGTGGCAGACCGGCTCGGGTACGCAGACCAACATGAACGTCAACGAGGTGCTGGCCAACCGCGCCAGCGAACTGCTCGGCGGCGAACGCGGGGAGGGGCGCCTCGTGCACCCCAACGACGACGTGAACCGCAGCCAGTCGAGCAACGACGTGTTCCCCACGGCCATGCACGTGGCCGCCGTCGAGGCCATCACGCACAGGCTGCTGCCTGCCATCGCGAAGCTGCGCGGCACGCTCGATCAAAAGGCCAAGGACTTTGCCGGCATCGTGAAGATCGGCCGCACCCACTTGCAGGACGCCACGCCGCTCACGTTGGGCCAGGAGTTCTCGGGCTATGTGGCGCAGCTGGCGCACGGCGAGGCGCATGTGCGTGCCGCGCTGCCGCACTTGTGCGAGCTGGCGCTGGGCGGCACGGCCGTCGGCACCGGGCTCAACGCGCCCAAGGGCTACGCCGAGCAGGTGGCGGCCGAGCTCGCCACGCTCACGGGCCTGCCCTTCGTGACTGCGCCCAGCAAGTTCGAAGCCATGGCCAGCGTCGATGCGCTGGTGCATGCGCACGGCGCGCTCAAGACGCTCGCGGCCAGCATGAACAAGATCGCCAACGACGTGCGCTGGCTCGCGAGCGGGCCGCGCAGCGGCATCGGCGAACTCAGCATCCCCGAGAACGAACCCGGCTCGTCGATCATGCCGGGCAAGGTCAACCCGACGCAGAGCGAAGCCATCACGATGCTGGCGGCCCAGGTGTTCGGCAACGACGTCGCCATCAACATCGGCGGCGCCTCGGGCAACTTCGAGCTCAATGTGTTCCGCCCGATGGTGGCGCACAACTTCCTGCAGAGCGTGCGCCTCCTGGCCGACGGCATGGTGAGCTTCAACGACCATTGCGCCGTGGGCATCGAGCCGAACCGCGAGCGCATCACGGAACTGGTGCAGCGATCGCTCATGCTCGTGACCGCGCTCAACACGCACATCGGGTACGACAAGTCGGCCTACATCGCGAAGAAGGCGCACAAGGAAGGCACGAGCCTGCGCGAAGCGGCCATCGCTTCGGGCCACCTCACGGCCGAGCAATTCGACCAGTGGGTGGTGCCCGAGAACATGACCGGTCAGTAG
- a CDS encoding fumarate hydratase, with product MTTTIQQADLIESISAALQYISYYHPADYIAHLARAYEREQSPAAKDAIAQILTNSKMSATGHRPICQDTGIVNVFLKVGMDVRWGGFTGSLDDAINEGVRRGYNHPDNTLRASVVADPQFDRKNTKDNTPAVIFTEIVPGNTVEVTVAAKGGGSENKSKLVMLNPGDSVVDWVLKTVPTMGAGWCPPGMLGIGIGGTAEKAALMAKESLMDDLDMHELQAKKASGAELSKVEALRIELYEKVNALGIGAQGLGGLATVLDIKIKMYPTHAASKPVAMIPNCAATRHAHFVMDGSGAVYLDPPSLDLWPDVNWAPDANKSKRVDLDKLTPAEVASWKPGETLLLNGKMLTGRDAAHKRIQGMLAKGEKLPVDFTNRVIYYVGPVDPVGDEAVGPAGPTTATRMDGFTEMMLAETGLIAMIGKAERGPVAIEAIKKHKSAYLMAVGGAAYLVSKAIKTAKVVGFEDLGMEAIYEFDVVDMPVTVAVDAGGTSAHITGPAEWQKRIASGEFKTIMMEEA from the coding sequence ATGACGACCACGATCCAGCAGGCCGACCTGATCGAATCGATCAGCGCCGCGTTGCAGTACATCAGCTACTACCACCCCGCCGACTACATCGCCCACCTGGCCCGCGCCTACGAACGCGAGCAGAGCCCCGCCGCCAAGGACGCCATTGCGCAGATCCTCACCAACAGCAAGATGAGCGCGACCGGGCACCGCCCGATCTGCCAGGACACCGGCATCGTCAACGTGTTCCTCAAGGTGGGCATGGACGTGCGCTGGGGCGGCTTCACCGGTTCGCTGGACGACGCCATCAACGAAGGCGTGCGCCGGGGCTACAACCATCCCGACAACACGCTGCGCGCCTCGGTGGTGGCCGATCCGCAGTTCGACCGCAAGAACACCAAGGACAACACGCCCGCGGTGATCTTCACCGAGATCGTTCCGGGCAACACGGTCGAAGTGACGGTCGCGGCCAAGGGCGGCGGCAGCGAGAACAAGAGCAAGCTGGTCATGCTGAACCCCGGCGACAGCGTGGTCGACTGGGTGCTCAAGACGGTGCCGACCATGGGCGCCGGCTGGTGCCCCCCGGGCATGCTGGGCATCGGCATCGGCGGCACCGCCGAGAAAGCCGCGCTGATGGCCAAGGAAAGCCTGATGGACGACCTCGACATGCACGAGCTGCAGGCCAAGAAAGCCTCGGGCGCCGAGCTCAGCAAGGTGGAGGCGCTGCGCATCGAGCTGTACGAGAAGGTCAATGCACTGGGCATCGGCGCGCAGGGCCTGGGCGGCCTGGCCACCGTGCTCGACATCAAGATCAAGATGTACCCGACCCACGCGGCCAGCAAGCCGGTGGCGATGATTCCCAATTGCGCGGCCACGCGCCATGCGCACTTCGTGATGGACGGCAGCGGCGCGGTCTACCTCGATCCGCCCTCGCTGGACCTCTGGCCCGACGTGAACTGGGCGCCCGACGCCAACAAGAGCAAGCGCGTCGACCTCGACAAGCTCACGCCCGCCGAAGTGGCGAGCTGGAAGCCCGGCGAGACGCTGCTGCTCAACGGCAAGATGCTGACCGGCCGCGACGCCGCGCACAAGCGCATCCAGGGCATGCTGGCCAAGGGCGAGAAGCTGCCGGTGGACTTCACCAACCGCGTCATCTACTACGTCGGCCCGGTCGACCCGGTCGGCGACGAGGCCGTGGGCCCCGCGGGCCCGACCACCGCCACGCGCATGGACGGCTTCACCGAGATGATGCTGGCCGAAACCGGCCTGATCGCGATGATCGGCAAGGCCGAGCGCGGCCCCGTGGCCATCGAGGCCATCAAGAAGCACAAGAGCGCCTACCTTATGGCCGTGGGCGGCGCCGCCTACCTGGTGAGCAAGGCCATCAAGACCGCCAAGGTGGTGGGCTTCGAAGACCTGGGCATGGAAGCCATCTACGAATTCGACGTCGTCGACATGCCCGTGACGGTGGCGGTGGATGCCGGCGGAACCAGCGCGCACATCACCGGCCCGGCCGAGTGGCAGAAGCGCATTGCGAGCGGCGAGTTCAAGACCATCATGATGGAAGAAGCTTGA
- the murI gene encoding glutamate racemase, which produces MPHIGVFDSGVGGLSVLAALRAELQHESFVYFADTAFAPYGERGDAYVTERSRQVAAQLIDAHGIKALVVACNTATTAAIHLLRSEHPALPIVGLEPALKPAVATSRTGHISVMATRGTLASAKYAALRDSFAGTATVRAVPCDGLVKAIEGFDTAAIEALCARYMAEAGPFGHATGEVDTVVLGCTHYPLVKSELQRHAPPSLRFIDTGAPVAQQTRRVLASLGQLADGGQGGLLLQGSGDLAVLEAAAAHWLRQPRPSDAPATAAA; this is translated from the coding sequence ATGCCTCACATAGGTGTCTTCGACAGCGGCGTGGGCGGCCTCAGCGTGCTTGCGGCGCTGCGTGCCGAGCTGCAGCACGAAAGCTTCGTGTACTTTGCGGACACGGCTTTCGCGCCGTACGGCGAGCGCGGCGACGCCTATGTGACCGAGCGTTCGCGCCAGGTGGCCGCGCAGCTCATCGACGCGCACGGCATCAAGGCGCTGGTGGTGGCCTGCAACACGGCCACCACGGCGGCGATCCACCTGCTGCGCTCGGAGCATCCGGCCTTGCCCATCGTGGGCCTGGAGCCCGCGCTCAAGCCCGCGGTGGCGACGAGCCGCACGGGACACATCTCGGTCATGGCCACGCGCGGGACGCTGGCCAGCGCCAAATATGCCGCGCTGCGCGATTCTTTCGCGGGCACCGCGACGGTCCGCGCCGTGCCATGCGACGGCCTCGTGAAGGCCATCGAAGGCTTCGACACCGCGGCCATCGAGGCGCTCTGCGCCCGCTACATGGCCGAGGCCGGTCCGTTCGGACATGCGACGGGCGAAGTCGACACCGTCGTGCTCGGCTGCACGCACTACCCGCTCGTGAAGAGCGAACTGCAGCGCCATGCGCCGCCCTCGCTCCGCTTCATCGATACCGGTGCACCCGTCGCGCAGCAGACCCGCCGCGTGCTGGCCTCCCTTGGCCAGCTGGCGGACGGCGGCCAGGGCGGGCTGCTGCTGCAGGGCAGCGGCGATCTTGCCGTGCTCGAAGCCGCAGCCGCGCACTGGCTGCGGCAGCCGCGGCCGAGCGATGCACCGGCAACGGCCGCCGCGTGA
- a CDS encoding MFS transporter has translation MALFPSSALNPGVRKREVFGWAMYDFANSGYTTVVITAVFAAYFVGGVAKGAPWAAFAWTAALSVSYAIVMLSMPAIGAWADRRAAKKRVLAVATAGCVLGTAALALTPGFSGTTGVAVAMGLVIVSNTFYSYGESLTGAFLPELATAEGMGKVSGWGWAFGYVGGMLALGTCLAYVLASQAKGLPASHFVPVTMLITAAIYGTAACATFALLPERARPRATDTASSAWRQLRATFREARAYRDFMWLLVCTVCYQGGVAVAITLAAIYAEQVIGFVASETMVLIFVLNIAAAVGAFSFGYVQDRIGHKIALAGTLVAWIAVCVIAALATTKGAFWWAAAIAGLAMGSSQSAGRAMTGYLAPPRQLAEFFGLWTFATRLASIIGPLMYGAITWAAGGNQRIAILSTAVLFIAGLVLLLPVDMARGRQAALRNR, from the coding sequence ATGGCGCTGTTCCCGTCTTCTGCCCTGAACCCTGGCGTGCGCAAGCGCGAGGTGTTCGGCTGGGCGATGTACGACTTCGCCAACTCGGGCTACACCACCGTCGTCATCACGGCGGTGTTCGCCGCCTACTTCGTCGGTGGCGTCGCCAAGGGCGCGCCCTGGGCCGCCTTTGCATGGACCGCGGCGCTCAGCGTCTCCTATGCCATCGTGATGCTCTCCATGCCCGCCATCGGGGCTTGGGCCGACCGCCGCGCGGCCAAGAAGCGCGTGCTGGCCGTGGCGACGGCGGGCTGCGTGCTCGGCACGGCCGCACTGGCGCTCACGCCGGGCTTTTCGGGCACCACGGGCGTCGCGGTGGCCATGGGCCTGGTGATCGTGTCGAACACTTTCTATTCGTACGGCGAATCGCTGACCGGCGCGTTCCTGCCCGAGCTCGCCACGGCCGAGGGCATGGGAAAGGTCAGCGGGTGGGGCTGGGCCTTCGGCTACGTCGGCGGCATGCTGGCGCTCGGCACGTGCCTGGCGTACGTGCTGGCCTCGCAGGCAAAGGGGCTGCCGGCATCGCACTTCGTCCCGGTCACGATGCTGATCACGGCCGCCATCTACGGCACGGCCGCTTGCGCCACCTTTGCGCTCCTGCCCGAGCGCGCGAGGCCCCGTGCGACCGACACCGCATCGAGCGCCTGGCGGCAGTTGCGGGCCACGTTCCGCGAGGCACGCGCCTACCGCGACTTCATGTGGCTCCTGGTCTGCACGGTGTGCTACCAGGGCGGCGTGGCAGTGGCCATCACGCTCGCGGCGATCTATGCCGAGCAGGTGATCGGCTTCGTGGCGAGCGAGACCATGGTGCTGATCTTCGTGCTCAACATCGCGGCCGCGGTCGGCGCCTTTTCGTTCGGCTATGTACAGGACCGCATCGGCCACAAGATCGCGCTGGCCGGCACGCTGGTGGCATGGATCGCGGTCTGCGTCATCGCGGCCCTGGCGACCACCAAGGGCGCCTTCTGGTGGGCCGCCGCCATCGCCGGGCTTGCCATGGGCTCCAGCCAGTCGGCTGGCCGCGCGATGACCGGCTACCTTGCGCCGCCGCGGCAGCTGGCCGAATTCTTCGGGCTCTGGACTTTTGCGACGCGGCTCGCGAGCATCATCGGCCCGCTGATGTACGGGGCCATCACCTGGGCCGCGGGCGGCAACCAGCGCATTGCCATTCTCTCGACGGCGGTGCTGTTCATTGCAGGGCTCGTGCTCCTGCTGCCCGTCGACATGGCGCGCGGCCGGCAAGCCGCGCTGCGCAATCGCTAG
- a CDS encoding DUF6806 family protein yields the protein MPRYNAPFEIHVHGDVALRSDVTFDQIQEALKPLWAYSGAKSLADGATSTYEEEPGIRFEQKEHMLQMCWTVPGDDDFRQALDEMCMALNELSERGAAIEVTFYDTDFDEEEGDPDEESRDDFLMLFVGPNPAAIMQVQRDLLVEDVVNLMERHFDGAELGGVVAEIDRLFSDRFDALVNSLEIGKRPRGTGGSGSGGGHGGGRRPRHLH from the coding sequence ATGCCTCGTTACAACGCTCCATTCGAGATCCACGTGCACGGCGACGTGGCGCTGCGGTCCGACGTCACCTTCGACCAGATCCAGGAAGCGCTCAAGCCGCTCTGGGCCTATTCGGGCGCCAAGTCGCTGGCCGACGGTGCCACGAGCACCTACGAAGAAGAGCCCGGCATCCGTTTCGAGCAGAAGGAGCACATGCTCCAGATGTGCTGGACCGTGCCGGGCGATGACGACTTCCGCCAGGCCCTCGATGAAATGTGCATGGCCCTCAATGAACTGTCGGAGCGCGGCGCCGCCATCGAAGTCACCTTCTACGACACCGACTTCGACGAGGAAGAGGGCGACCCGGACGAAGAATCGCGCGACGATTTCCTGATGCTGTTCGTCGGCCCGAATCCGGCCGCGATCATGCAGGTGCAGCGCGACCTGCTGGTGGAAGACGTCGTCAACCTGATGGAACGCCACTTCGATGGCGCCGAGCTCGGCGGCGTGGTGGCCGAGATCGACCGGCTCTTCAGCGACCGCTTCGACGCGCTCGTGAATTCGCTCGAGATCGGCAAGCGCCCGCGCGGCACGGGCGGCAGTGGCAGCGGTGGTGGACATGGCGGCGGACGCCGTCCGCGCCACCTGCACTGA
- the lon gene encoding endopeptidase La translates to MSGHTPLPADAIDLPLLPLRDVVVFPHMVIPLFVGRPKSIKALELAMEAERRIMLVAQKAAAKDEPSVEDMFEVGCVSTILQMLKLPDGTVKVLVEGQQRARVNRIDDGETHFTANVTPVEAPEGGEKGTEVEALRRAVMQQFDQYVKLNKKIPPEILTSISSIDDPGRLADTIAAHLPLKLDNKQAVLDLADVKSRLENLFGQLEREVDILNVDKKIRGRVKRQMEKNQRDFYLNEQVKAIQKELGEGEEGADIEEIEKKIKLAKMPKEALKKAEGELKKLKLMSPMSAEATVVRNYIDVLVALPWSKKTKIKHDLANAEAVLNADHYGLEKVKDRILEYLAVQQRVDKVKAPILCLVGPPGVGKTSLGQSIAKATGRKYTRMALGGMRDEAEIRGHRRTYIGALPGKVLQGLSKIGTRNPLFLLDEIDKLGTDFRGDPSSALLEVLDPEQNHTFGDHYVEVDFDLSDVMFVATSNSMNIPPALLDRMEVIRLSGYTEDEKTNIAIKYLLPKQMKNNGVKEDELLVTEEAVRDIVRYYTREAGVRSLERELSKICRKVVKALLLKKMTPKVTVDGSNLNDFLGVRKYSFGLAEKQNQVGQVVGLAWTEVGGDLLTIEAVTMPGKGVISRTGSLGDVMKESVEAARTVVRSRSRRLGIKDEVFEKRDIHIHVPDGATPKDGPSAGAAMTTAFVSALTGIPVRADVAMTGEITLRGEVTAIGGLKEKLLAALRGGIKTVLIPEENAKDLQDIPENVKNGLEIVPVKWIDKVLEIALEKMPEPLSDEEVAASAAAVAELAKQREARASEGSVKH, encoded by the coding sequence ATGTCCGGTCATACCCCCCTGCCTGCCGACGCGATCGACCTGCCGCTGCTGCCGCTGCGCGACGTCGTCGTGTTCCCCCACATGGTGATCCCGCTCTTCGTGGGGCGGCCCAAGAGCATCAAGGCACTCGAGCTGGCCATGGAGGCCGAGCGCCGCATCATGCTGGTGGCGCAGAAAGCCGCCGCCAAGGACGAGCCCTCGGTCGAGGACATGTTCGAGGTCGGCTGCGTCTCCACCATCCTGCAGATGCTCAAGCTGCCCGACGGCACCGTGAAGGTGCTGGTCGAGGGCCAGCAGCGCGCCCGCGTGAACCGCATCGACGACGGCGAGACCCATTTCACCGCCAACGTGACGCCGGTCGAGGCGCCTGAAGGCGGCGAAAAGGGCACCGAGGTCGAGGCGCTGCGCCGTGCCGTGATGCAGCAGTTCGACCAGTACGTCAAGCTCAACAAGAAGATCCCGCCCGAGATCCTTACCTCGATCTCGAGCATCGACGATCCCGGCCGCCTGGCCGACACCATCGCGGCCCACCTGCCGCTCAAGCTCGACAACAAGCAGGCCGTGCTCGACCTGGCCGACGTCAAGTCGCGCCTGGAGAACCTGTTCGGCCAGCTGGAGCGCGAGGTCGACATCCTCAACGTCGACAAGAAGATCCGCGGCCGCGTGAAGCGCCAGATGGAAAAGAACCAGCGCGACTTCTACCTCAACGAGCAGGTCAAGGCGATCCAGAAGGAGCTCGGCGAAGGCGAAGAGGGCGCGGACATCGAGGAGATCGAGAAGAAGATCAAGCTCGCCAAGATGCCCAAGGAAGCGCTCAAGAAGGCCGAGGGCGAGCTCAAGAAGCTCAAGCTGATGTCGCCCATGTCGGCCGAAGCCACGGTGGTACGCAACTACATCGACGTGCTGGTGGCCCTGCCCTGGAGCAAGAAGACCAAGATCAAGCACGACCTGGCCAATGCCGAGGCGGTGCTCAATGCCGACCACTACGGCCTGGAGAAGGTCAAGGACCGCATCCTCGAATATCTCGCGGTGCAGCAGCGCGTCGACAAGGTGAAGGCGCCGATCCTCTGCCTGGTGGGCCCGCCGGGCGTGGGCAAGACCTCGCTCGGGCAGTCGATCGCCAAGGCGACCGGCCGCAAGTACACCCGCATGGCGCTGGGCGGCATGCGCGACGAGGCCGAGATCCGCGGCCACCGCCGCACCTACATCGGCGCTCTGCCGGGCAAGGTGCTGCAGGGCCTGAGCAAGATCGGCACGCGCAATCCGCTGTTCCTGCTCGACGAGATCGACAAGCTCGGAACCGACTTCCGCGGCGACCCGTCGAGCGCGCTGCTCGAGGTGCTCGACCCGGAGCAGAACCACACCTTCGGCGACCACTACGTCGAGGTCGACTTCGACCTGTCCGACGTGATGTTCGTCGCCACCTCGAACTCGATGAACATCCCGCCGGCGCTGCTCGACCGGATGGAAGTCATCCGCCTCTCGGGCTACACCGAGGACGAGAAGACCAACATCGCGATCAAGTACCTGCTGCCCAAGCAGATGAAGAACAACGGCGTGAAGGAAGACGAGCTGCTCGTCACCGAAGAGGCCGTGCGCGACATCGTGCGCTACTACACGCGTGAAGCCGGCGTGCGTTCGCTGGAGCGCGAGCTCTCCAAGATCTGCCGCAAGGTGGTGAAGGCCCTGCTGCTCAAGAAGATGACGCCGAAGGTCACGGTCGACGGCAGCAACCTCAACGACTTCCTGGGCGTTCGCAAGTACAGCTTCGGCCTCGCCGAGAAGCAGAACCAGGTCGGCCAGGTGGTCGGGCTGGCGTGGACCGAAGTGGGCGGCGACCTGCTCACCATCGAGGCCGTCACCATGCCCGGCAAGGGCGTGATCAGCCGCACCGGTTCGCTCGGCGACGTGATGAAGGAATCGGTCGAGGCCGCGCGCACCGTGGTGCGCAGCCGCTCGCGCCGCCTGGGCATCAAGGACGAGGTATTCGAGAAGCGCGACATCCACATCCACGTGCCGGACGGCGCAACGCCCAAGGACGGCCCGAGCGCGGGCGCCGCGATGACCACGGCCTTCGTGTCGGCGCTCACCGGCATCCCAGTGCGCGCGGACGTCGCCATGACCGGCGAGATCACGCTGCGCGGCGAGGTCACGGCCATCGGCGGCCTGAAGGAAAAACTGCTGGCGGCGCTGCGCGGCGGCATCAAGACCGTGCTGATTCCCGAAGAGAACGCAAAAGACCTTCAGGACATTCCCGAGAACGTGAAGAACGGCCTCGAGATCGTGCCCGTGAAGTGGATCGACAAGGTCCTGGAGATCGCGCTCGAGAAGATGCCCGAACCCTTGTCCGACGAAGAGGTTGCTGCCTCCGCCGCTGCCGTGGCCGAACTGGCCAAGCAGCGCGAAGCGCGTGCCTCCGAAGGCTCCGTCAAACATTGA